One part of the Augochlora pura isolate Apur16 chromosome 3, APUR_v2.2.1, whole genome shotgun sequence genome encodes these proteins:
- the LOC144479099 gene encoding ornithine aminotransferase, mitochondrial, whose protein sequence is MESLAKNILHRTGVVSRGKLLNLFRQNVQNRTLTSQQVFDRESKYGAHNYHPLPVALCKAEGVFMLDVEGKRYYDFLSAYSAVNQGHCHPRIYKALTEQAKVLTLTSRAFYSDVLGEFEEFVTKLFGYDKWLPMNTGVEGGETACKLARRWGYTTKGIPSYEAKIVFAEGNFWGRTMSAVSSSTDPTSYSGFGPFMPGFELVPYDDLAALETKLADPNVCAFMVEPIQGEAGVVVPKDGYLKGVRELCTKHNVLWIADEVQTGLARTGKRLAVDHENVKPDILILGKALSGGFYPVSGVLANDPVMLTIKPGEHGSTYGGNPLGCRVALEALRVLEEEKLAENAEKLGQILRSELRKLPNDVVTLVRGKGLLNAIVINESIDAMEICLKMRDAGLLAKPTHGHIIRLAPPLVITEAQMKECVEIISKTIMQYTN, encoded by the exons ATGGAATCTCTGGCTAAAAACATACTTCATAGAACAGGTGTAGTATCAAGAGGCAAACTGCTGAATTTGTTCCGTCAG AACGTGCAAAATCGAACGCTCACGTCTCAACAAGTTTTCGACCGAGAATCCAAATATGGTGCTCACAATTACCACCCCCTTCCCGTGGCCTTGTGCAAAGCCGAGGGTGTTTTCATGTTGGACGTGGAAGGTAAACGGTACTACGACTTTCTGAGCGCTTACTCCGCCGTGAACCAGGGTCATTGCCATCCGAGAATATACAAGGCCCTCACGGAACAAGCAAAAGTTTTGACTTTGACATCGAGGGCCTTCTACTCCGATGTGTTAGGTGAATTTGAAGAGTTTGTTACAAAACTTTTTGG ATATGACAAATGGCTACCGATGAATACCGGAGTGGAAGGTGGCGAGACCGCATGCAAACTGGCACGAAGATGGGGCTACACTACCAAGGGAATACCATCATATGAAGCAAAAATCGTGTTCGCCGAAGGTAACTTTTGGGGGAGGACAATGAGCGCAGTTTCTTCGAGTACAGATCCGACCAGCTACAGTGGGTTCGGTCCGTTCATGCCCGGGTTCGAGTTGGTTCCGTACGATGATCTTGCTGCGCTCGAAACAAAATTGGCTGATCCGAACGTTTGCGCGTTTATGGTAGAGCCTATACAAGGAGAAGCTGGTGTGGTCGTACCGAAG GACGGTTATTTGAAAGGAGTGAGAGAACTCTGCACCAAGCACAATGTTTTGTGGATAGCGGACGAGGTACAGACTGGACTGGCGAGAACAGGAAAGCGTTTGGCTGTGGACCACGAAAACGTTAAGCCGGATATCTTGATTCTTGGCAAAGCACTGTCCGGTGGTTTTTACCCAGTTTCTGGCGTATTGGCCAATGACCCGGTAATGTTAACCATTAAGCCAGGCGAGCACGGCTCGACATATGGCGGCAATCCTCTGGGATGCAGGGTAGCTTTGGAAGCGCTCCGTGTGCTCGAAGAGGAGAAGTTGGCGGAGAACGCCGAAAAGCTCGGTCAAATCCTGAGGTCCGAGCTTCGAAAGCTGCCGAATGATGTTGTCACGCTGGTCAGAGGAAAAGGTCTTCTAAATGCTATCGTCATCAACGAAAGTATCGACGCCATGGAAATCTGCTTGAAAATGAGAGACGCGGGCTTGCTGGCAAAACCAACACATGGACACATCATTCGACTGGCTCCGCCGTTGGTTATTACGGAAGCACAGATGAAGGAGTGCGTCGAGATTATTTCGAAAACCATAATGCAATACACAAATTAA